A part of Dermacentor variabilis isolate Ectoservices chromosome 10, ASM5094787v1, whole genome shotgun sequence genomic DNA contains:
- the LOC142560610 gene encoding uncharacterized protein LOC142560610 has translation MASNAPGRKGPVIARTSTRKKSPAANAKKSSASAAAPMTEAAPAPALGSPISDAATTSRCTPTPAPDPDADILLQMLSSMATPPVTFTPQVVSLAVSPAADEERPAPFCGKSVASRNFLAKSRGTGTNRASAPEQRAEEEALALRKLNEFAHAAPPPTAVSPSPSDERRRWRGRCARVAVALLGVAALTVALALLVPSRAATRGANPAACITTGCVDHAENLGLHRKGSAVGPCEDIGTFVCSRWIEEDIHIAPSVTIYRMDKWLYNLARSPWYEAIGNRVAARVTRLVDACMHRESQTGNHHDDGVQQLYHFMTEKLFPWLLPDTNRSGDGDRIRDDGHRIRDDGNYAFTLATIVNMSVVWYVPLWFTVDLVTPSPGYGASPAHRSVSISSTNVVDIAQRIHFEVEAYKLYDAYVSLLLEVVFRGGEFSPDFRSFLRDRSAEVQRDVLGNLSSRFVASRVEPRFLQMRHLPALVPKLDARDWVDAMQSAFGANPPLTEEDTLFVTDSGLLHAVNVLFASYTARELTYHTAWWFVQVVVAVTSDTMHAFVMGNKAGDQVYPVMCGSHIAMAYNVLLAGLDRGTGTASANRTSPVTRLLSNVHETAVGKVRTWTNVLGSQAIDAVSSRLGSTTTVVWPEGNLNESDGAWWGEALYGPDYDNTTRGFFGHWTEIRQRLRASLNTDAYQSGLRVFRLQSSNLATYDAVSNAISVGVFAATRPFYAADGTSAMNYGGLGFLYALQVVQTINTLTLLLDGDRTPSAWVPPTSATDASGAPGQQLWKLGRCASPDASDHVTSLYPVLPALEIAHDAYRRFRNVAQDVPLRGLEAYSAEQVFFLTACHVTCWTNSSGHRMSPECTDAMSNFAPFADAFGCPAGSPMNPRERCRFF, from the exons ATGGCTTCGAACGCCCCCGGTCGCAAAGGCCCCGTGATTGCACGTACATCAACGCGGAAGAAGAGCCCGGCGGCCAACGCGAAGAAATCCTcagcttctgctgctgctccGATGACCGAGGCAGCTCCCGCCCCCGCACTAGG GTCTCCCATCAGCGACGCGGCGACAACGTCCCGATGCACCCCAACCCCGGCGCCAGATCCCGACGCCGATATCCTGTTGCAAATGCTGTCGAGTATGGCAACGCCCCCTGTGACGTTCACACCGCAAGTGGTCAGTTTGGCCGTGTCACCTGCAGCCGACGAAGAGCGGCCCGCTCCTTTCTGCGGAAAGTCCGTCGCAAGCC GAAACTTCTTGGCCAAGTCCCGCGGTACCGGAACCAACAGAGCTTCGGCGCCGGAACAGCGGGCCGAAGAGGAGGCACTCGCACTCAGAAAACTCAACGAATTC GCCCACGCTGCACCTCCGCCCACGGCGGTCTCGCCGTCGCCGAGCGACGAAAGACGCCGGTGGCGCGGCAGGTGTGCGAGAGTCGCCGTCGCGTTGCTGGGCGTCGCCGCCCTCACCGTCGCCTTGGCGCTGCTCGTGCCGTCGCGCGCGGCGACCCGCGGCGCCAATCCTGCCGCGTGCATCACGACAGGATGCGTGGACCACGCTGAGAACCTGGGCCTGCACCGCAAAGGGAGCGCCGTTGGACCGTGCGAGGACATTGGCACCTTCGTCTGCTCCCGGTGGATCGAAGAGGACATCCACATAGCGCCGTCAGTGACCATCTATCGCATGGACAAGTGGCTGTACAATCTGGCGCGCTCCCCATGGTACGAGGCCATTGGCAACAGAGTCGCGGCGAGGGTGACGCGTCTCGTGGACGCCTGCATGCATCGGGAATCCCAGACCGGCAACCACCACGACGACGGCGTCCAGCAACTTTACCACTTCATGACCGAAAAACTCTTCCCGTGGCTGCTGCCCGACACCAACCGCAGCGGCGACGGCGATCGGATACGAGACGACGGCCACCGGATAAGAGACGACGGTAACTACGCCTTCACGCTGGCCACCATCGTCAACATGTCCGTGGTCTGGTACGTGCCGCTCTGGTTCACTGTCGACCTCGTGACACCCTCGCCGGGATACGGCGCCTCGCCGGCGCACCGGTCCGTGAGCATCAGCTCGACGAACGTGGTCGACATCGCGCAGCGAATACACTTTGAGGTCGAAGCGTACAAGCTCTACGATGCGTACGTGTCACTCTTGCTGGAGGTCGTCTTCCGCGGAGGGGAGTTCTCGCCGGACTTCCGTTCCTTCCTGCGTGACAGAAGCGCCGAAGTCCAGCGCGACGTCTTGGGAAACCTGTCGTCGCGCTTCGTCGCCAGCCGCGTCGAGCCTCGTTTCCTCCAAATGCGCCACCTGCCGGCGCTGGTGCCGAAGCTCGACGCTCGCGACTGGGTCGACGCGATGCAGTCCGCGTTCGGGGCGAACCCGCCGCTCACCGAGGAGGACACGCTGTTCGTCACCGACTCCGGGCTCCTGCACGCCGTGAACGTCCTCTTCGCTTCGTACACGGCACGGGAATTGACGTATCACACGGCGTGGTGGTTCGTCCAGGTCGTCGTCGCCGTGACCAGCGACACGATGCACGCGTTCGTCATGGGGAACAAGGCGGGCGACCAAGTCTACCCGGTGATGTGCGGAAGCCACATCGCCATGGCGTACAACGTGCTGCTCGCCGGCCTCGACCGCGGCACTGGCACAGCCTCCGCGAACCGGACGTCGCCGGTGACGCGCCTCTTGAGCAACGTACACGAGACGGCAGTCGGGAAGGTTCGGACCTGGACGAACGTGTTGGGTTCCCAGGCGATAGACGCTGTCAGCTCACGCCTAGGCAGCACCACCACCGTGGTCTGGCCCGAAGGGAATCTGAACGAGAGCGACGGCGCCTGGTGGGGGGAGGCACTGTACGGTCCCGACTACGACAACACGACGCGCGGCTTCTTCGGTCACTGGACCGAGATTCGACAGCGATTGCGGGCGTCTCTGAACACCGATGCTTACCAATCCGGCCTTCGGGTGTTCCGATTACAGTCGTCCAACCTGGCGACGTACGACGCCGTCTCGAACGCGATCTCCGTCGGCGTCTTTGCAGCCACAAGGCCCTTCTATGCGGCGGACGGAACGAGTGCCATGAATTACGGTGGCCTGGGCTTTCTCTACGCCTTGCAG gtggtgcaaaccatcaataCACTGACGCTCCTGCTCGACGGCGACCGCACACCGTCGGCTTGGGTTCCTCCAACCAGCGCGACCGACGCCAGCGGGGCACCAGGGCAGCAACTGTGGAAGCTGGGCCGGTGCGCTTCCCCCGACGCCTCCGACCACGTGACGTCGCTCTACCCCGTACTTCCGGCGCTGGAAATCGCGCACGACGCCTACAGGCGGTTCCGCAACGTCGCGCAGGACGTGCCCCTCAGGGGGCTGGAGGCCTACAGCGCCGAGCAGGTCTTCTTCCTGACGGCCTGTCACGTGACCTGCTGGACGAACAGCTCGGGGCACCGCATGTCGCCGGAGTGCACCGACGCCATGAGCAACTTCGCGCCGTTCGCCGATGCCTTCGGCTGTCCGGCCGGTTCACCCATGAACCCGCGCGAGAGGTGCCGCTTTTTCTGA